A window of Mucilaginibacter paludis DSM 18603 contains these coding sequences:
- a CDS encoding RteC domain-containing protein has product MEKMIRELQEEMQAGLAGLAFENPVKQAREAVEVVFAVIFKLKDLALSYTFADKDELIRFHKEFKPLFVSELYYYLQRYRLESERPEPLKLQKEHLGKMIKRAGNWFDDHKAYIKYVRSGRTDRDAEFYLPGYQDKLYTPIFSFDRDPAFCSARGQEAALLLANRRLLAEWGKELAALKKSSGGFLGLPKLKWTFKAIDLVELIYGLYLTGAINNGKAELKDIAETFQQIFDVKLDNYSFTFTQSIHYRKSGSIRFLREMIEAILKKLDELDGK; this is encoded by the coding sequence ATGGAGAAAATGATCCGAGAACTCCAGGAGGAGATGCAAGCGGGTTTGGCCGGATTGGCCTTTGAGAACCCGGTAAAACAGGCGCGGGAAGCCGTTGAAGTGGTATTTGCCGTTATTTTTAAATTAAAGGATTTGGCGCTGTCTTATACGTTTGCGGATAAAGACGAACTGATCCGCTTTCACAAGGAATTTAAGCCGCTGTTCGTCAGTGAACTTTATTATTACCTGCAACGCTACCGCCTGGAAAGCGAAAGGCCGGAACCCCTCAAACTGCAAAAAGAGCACCTGGGCAAAATGATCAAACGGGCCGGTAACTGGTTCGACGACCATAAAGCCTATATCAAATACGTTCGCTCGGGCCGGACAGACAGGGACGCCGAATTCTACCTGCCCGGCTACCAGGACAAACTGTATACGCCCATATTTTCTTTTGATCGCGACCCGGCTTTCTGCTCGGCCAGGGGACAGGAAGCGGCCTTGCTGCTGGCCAACCGCCGCCTGCTGGCCGAATGGGGCAAGGAGCTTGCTGCGCTAAAGAAAAGTTCGGGCGGTTTCCTGGGTTTGCCTAAACTCAAATGGACGTTTAAGGCCATTGACCTGGTGGAGCTGATCTATGGCCTTTATCTCACCGGCGCAATTAATAACGGTAAGGCCGAACTGAAGGATATTGCCGAAACTTTTCAGCAGATATTCGACGTCAAGCTGGATAATTATTCCTTCACATTTACTCAAAGCATCCATTACCGGAAAAGCGGCAGCATCCGCTTTCTGCGGGAAATGATCGAGGCAATTTTGAAGAAGCTGGATGAACTGGACGGTAAATAA
- a CDS encoding TraG family conjugative transposon ATPase: MIDIKKIFPIYAVQHQAMVSVQGDITIAYRLQLPSLFSQSADDYEAQHQAWIKALRVLPRHSVVHKTDWFRQRRWQADPPTGRFLEDAGNRHYEGRAFTEHSCSLMLTKKAEDRKAASSSYSGLMRKSIVPRQTVDAKQISGFFEKAGAFERILSDSGYVKLSRLTNDELTGTKAKAGILEQYLYLLGAEERPLIKDVHLKDQVRVGEDYCNLFTLADVEDLPALCGSRMTYDPYSTDKTRFSTGLVAPLGLLLDCDHVYSQYIFIGDEGKVMKALEAKKLRLQSLSAYSRENAIARDATNDFLNEAISQQRLPVKAHFNVLAWANNTDELQRIRNKVGSAMAKIDAQSKLETDGAPQIWWGGIPGNAADFPANDTFDTFLEQAVCFLNTESVLRSAKTGIRFGERLSGRPLLVDLFDAPMKNGTITNRNLFVCGGSGGGKSMTMNHLLRTLFDQGTHCVTIDIGGSYKGLCELTGGYYFTYTEENPIRFNPFYIGPGEVLDTEKKESLKTLLVSLWKQEDESYNRSEYVALSNALQGFYDHLREDAALFPCFNTFYEYLENHYVSVLEAHKVQAKDFSIHNFLYVLRPYYKGGEFDYLLNATENLDLLNQRFIVFELDNVKAHPILFPVVTLIIMELFISKMRKLQGVRKIIAIDEAWVAIAKAGMSQFIKYLYKTVRKFNGIAALVTQEIDDLISSPILKETVINNADTKILMDMRKFMNKFDKLQEVLGLSDKGKTLLLSVNKANEPGRNYREVFIDQGGQVLNVYRNELAVEEYLCYSTEESEKLRVQEYTAKYGSIEKGIAALANDLTQIKS; this comes from the coding sequence ATGATCGATATCAAAAAGATATTTCCAATTTACGCGGTGCAGCATCAGGCAATGGTATCGGTACAAGGTGATATCACCATCGCTTACCGTTTGCAATTGCCCTCCCTGTTCAGCCAGTCCGCTGATGATTACGAAGCCCAGCACCAGGCCTGGATCAAAGCCTTACGGGTATTGCCGCGCCATAGCGTAGTGCACAAAACCGACTGGTTCCGGCAGCGCCGCTGGCAGGCGGATCCGCCTACAGGACGATTTTTGGAAGATGCGGGCAACCGGCATTATGAGGGCCGGGCCTTTACGGAACATAGCTGTTCCCTGATGCTGACCAAAAAGGCCGAAGACCGTAAGGCGGCTTCAAGCAGCTATTCCGGCCTGATGCGCAAAAGCATTGTTCCCAGACAGACCGTTGATGCTAAACAGATCAGTGGCTTTTTTGAAAAGGCGGGCGCTTTTGAGCGCATCCTGTCGGATAGCGGCTATGTGAAGTTGAGCCGTTTAACCAATGATGAGCTGACCGGGACAAAGGCTAAGGCCGGGATTTTAGAACAATACCTGTACCTGTTGGGTGCTGAGGAGCGCCCGCTCATTAAAGACGTACACCTGAAAGATCAGGTACGGGTTGGCGAAGACTATTGTAACCTGTTTACATTGGCCGATGTGGAAGACCTGCCCGCGCTTTGCGGCAGCCGCATGACCTATGATCCTTACAGCACGGATAAGACCCGGTTCAGTACCGGCCTGGTCGCGCCATTAGGTTTGTTGTTAGACTGCGATCATGTGTATTCCCAGTACATTTTTATTGGCGATGAAGGGAAAGTAATGAAAGCACTGGAGGCAAAAAAACTGCGGCTGCAATCGCTTTCGGCTTACAGCCGCGAAAATGCGATTGCCCGCGATGCCACCAACGACTTTTTAAACGAGGCGATCAGCCAGCAGCGGCTGCCGGTTAAAGCGCATTTTAACGTCCTGGCCTGGGCCAATAACACCGATGAACTGCAACGGATCAGGAATAAGGTCGGGTCAGCTATGGCTAAGATAGATGCGCAGAGTAAACTGGAAACGGATGGCGCCCCCCAAATATGGTGGGGCGGCATACCCGGAAATGCTGCCGATTTTCCTGCCAATGATACGTTTGACACGTTTTTGGAGCAGGCCGTTTGTTTCCTGAATACGGAAAGTGTGCTGCGTTCGGCTAAAACAGGCATCCGTTTCGGGGAAAGGCTTTCCGGCAGGCCACTGTTGGTTGACCTGTTTGATGCGCCGATGAAGAATGGCACCATTACCAACCGCAACCTGTTTGTTTGCGGCGGCTCTGGTGGCGGGAAGTCGATGACCATGAATCATTTATTGCGTACCCTGTTTGACCAGGGTACGCATTGCGTGACCATCGATATCGGCGGCAGCTACAAAGGATTATGCGAACTGACTGGCGGCTATTATTTTACTTATACTGAAGAAAACCCCATCCGTTTTAATCCTTTTTATATCGGGCCCGGCGAGGTATTGGATACGGAGAAAAAGGAAAGTTTGAAGACCCTATTGGTTTCGCTCTGGAAACAGGAGGATGAAAGTTATAACCGCAGTGAATATGTTGCACTTTCCAATGCTTTGCAAGGATTTTATGACCACCTGCGGGAGGATGCCGCTTTATTTCCCTGCTTCAATACTTTTTACGAATACCTTGAAAATCATTATGTAAGCGTATTGGAAGCGCACAAGGTACAGGCGAAAGATTTCAGTATTCATAATTTCCTGTACGTACTGCGGCCATATTACAAAGGCGGTGAATTTGACTATCTGCTCAACGCTACCGAAAATCTCGACCTGCTGAACCAGCGCTTTATTGTCTTCGAACTGGATAACGTGAAGGCGCACCCGATCCTTTTCCCGGTGGTTACGCTCATTATCATGGAGCTGTTTATCAGTAAGATGCGTAAGCTGCAAGGTGTCCGCAAGATCATTGCTATCGATGAGGCCTGGGTAGCTATTGCCAAGGCAGGAATGAGTCAATTTATTAAATATTTATACAAGACCGTCCGCAAATTCAATGGAATCGCGGCTTTGGTGACGCAGGAAATTGATGACCTGATCAGTTCACCTATTCTTAAGGAAACGGTCATTAACAACGCCGATACCAAGATCCTGATGGACATGCGCAAGTTCATGAACAAGTTTGACAAGCTACAGGAAGTATTGGGCCTGTCAGACAAGGGAAAAACCTTATTGCTTTCCGTCAATAAGGCCAATGAACCGGGGCGCAATTACCGGGAGGTATTTATCGACCAGGGCGGCCAGGTACTGAATGTGTACCGTAACGAACTCGCGGTCGAGGAATACCTCTGCTATTCTACCGAAGAAAGCGAAAAACTCCGGGTACAGGAATACACCGCTAAATACGGCAGTATCGAAAAAGGCATTGCCGCTTTAGCTAACGATTTAACTCAAATAAAATCATGA
- a CDS encoding DUF4133 domain-containing protein: protein MSSVYSINKGINRPIMFRGLKAQYIGYLAGGLVALIVLFAILYISGVNTYACLLIIFGSGTGLITVVSRLSHKYGRFGLMKRQAKRSLPDYLWSGSRKVFRLLRKEDTL, encoded by the coding sequence ATGAGCAGCGTATATAGCATCAATAAGGGCATCAACCGCCCGATCATGTTTCGCGGGCTGAAAGCACAGTATATCGGCTATTTGGCAGGGGGGCTGGTCGCCCTGATCGTACTCTTTGCCATCCTGTATATCAGCGGGGTCAATACTTATGCCTGTTTGCTGATCATTTTCGGGTCGGGTACAGGATTGATCACCGTCGTTTCCAGGCTCAGCCATAAGTACGGGCGTTTCGGGTTGATGAAGCGCCAGGCCAAACGTTCGCTGCCGGACTATCTCTGGTCGGGTTCCCGTAAGGTATTTAGGTTGCTCAGAAAGGAGGATACCTTATGA
- a CDS encoding DUF4134 domain-containing protein: MKNQFITRKQQLFAKFLLVIWTALWCQFLNGVTMAFCQDGNQGITQATTMVKGYFDTGCNLMYAIGAVIAIIGGVKTFQKWNAGEPDTAKVAASWFGSCIFLVVVATVIKSFFGL; this comes from the coding sequence ATGAAAAATCAGTTTATCACCCGCAAACAACAACTTTTTGCCAAATTCTTATTGGTCATATGGACCGCGCTGTGGTGCCAGTTCCTGAACGGCGTAACAATGGCGTTTTGTCAGGATGGCAACCAGGGTATTACACAGGCAACGACAATGGTCAAAGGCTACTTCGATACCGGCTGTAATTTAATGTATGCCATTGGTGCCGTGATCGCCATTATCGGCGGTGTCAAAACCTTTCAAAAATGGAATGCGGGCGAGCCGGATACCGCCAAGGTTGCAGCTTCCTGGTTCGGCTCCTGTATCTTCTTAGTGGTGGTCGCCACCGTCATTAAATCATTTTTCGGCTTATGA